The following proteins are co-located in the Betta splendens chromosome 9, fBetSpl5.4, whole genome shotgun sequence genome:
- the LOC114850894 gene encoding histone H3, which produces MARTKQTARKSTGGKAPRKQLATKAARKSAPATGGVKKPHRYRPGTVALREIRRYQKSTELLIRKLPFQRLVREIAQDFKTDLRFQSSAVMALQEASEAYLVGLFEDTNLCAIHAKRVTIMPKDIQLARRIRGERA; this is translated from the coding sequence ATGGCCAGAACTAAACAAACCGCACGTAAATCCACCGGAGGCAAAGCTCCCAGGAAGCAGCTGGCCACCAAGGCTGCGCGTAAGAGCGCCCCGGCCACCGGCGGCGTTAAGAAGCCTCACCGCTACAGGCCCGGTACCGTGGCTCTCCGAGAGATTCGTCGCTACCAGAAGTCCACCGAGCTGCTGATCCGTAAACTGCCCTTCCAGCGCCTGGTCAGGGAGATCGCCCAGGACTTCAAGACCGACCTGCGCTTCCAGAGCTCTGCCGTcatggctctgcaggaggccagcgAGGCTTATCTGGTCGGTCTGTTCGAGGACACCAACCTGTGCGCCATCCACGCCAAGAGGGTCACCATCATGCCCAAAGACATCCAGCTGGCCCGGCGCATCCGCGGGGAGAGGGCTTGA
- the LOC114863119 gene encoding histone H2A-like, protein MSGRGKTGGKARAKAKTRSSRAGLQFPVGRVHRLLRKGNYAERVGAGAPVYLAAVLEYLTAEILELAGNAARDNKKTRIIPRHLQLAVRNDEELNKLLGGVTIAQGGVLPNIQAVLLPKKTEKPAGKAK, encoded by the coding sequence ATGTCCGGAAGAGGAAAAACCGGAGGCAAAGCCAGAGCTAAGGCTAAAACCCGCTCCTCCAGAGCTGGACTCCAGTTCCCCGTGGGTcgtgtccacaggctgctgcgtaAAGGAAACTATGCGGAGCGCGTCGGTGCCGGAGCTCCCGTCTACTTGGCGGCTGTTCTAGAGTATCTGACCGCTGAGATCCTGGAGTTGGCTGGAAACGCTGCCCGCGACAACAAGAAGACCAGGATCATCCCCCGccacctgcagctggctgtCCGCAACGACGAGGAGCTCAACAAGCTGCTGGGCGGAGTCACCATCGCCCAGGGCGGCGTCCTGCCCAACATCCAGGCGGTGCTGCTGCCCAAGAAGACGGAGAAACCCGCCGGCAAAGCGAAGTAG
- the LOC114863105 gene encoding histone H1-like, producing MAEEAPAPAPAKAAKKKATKPKKSGPSVGELIVKAVSESKERTGVSIVALKKALAAGGYDVEKNNSRVKIAIKNLVSKEILIQTKGTGASGSFKINKKTDTKPKKTAAKKPAPAAKKPAAAKKPKAAAAKKPAAAKKSPKKAKKPAAAKKTAKSPKKAAKSPKKAAKSPKKVVKKAAVAKKAPAKKAAKPKAKKTAAKKK from the coding sequence ATGGCAGaagaagctccagctccagctccggccaAAGCCGCAAAAAAGAAGGCCACCAAACCCAAGAAGAGCGGCCCCAGCGTGGGCGAGCTGATCGTTAAAGCCGTATCCGAGTCCAAGGAGCGGACCGGCGTGTCCATTGTCGCCCTGAAGAAGGCTCTGGCTGCCGGAGGCTACGACGTAGAGAAGAACAATTCTCGGGTCAAGATCGCTATCAAGAACCTGGTCAGTAAAGAAATCCTGATCCAGACCAAGGGAACCGGCGCGTCCGGCTCCTTCAAGATCAACAAGAAGACCGACACCAAGCCCAAGAAGACAGCGGCCAAGAAGCCTGCTCCCGCAGCCAAGAAACCCGCAGCCGCTAAAAAGCccaaagcagcggcagcaaagAAGCCGGCGGCCGCTAAGAAGTCCCCGAAGAAGGCGAAGAAGCCCGCAGCGGCCAAGAAGACGGCAAAGAGCCCCAAGAAGGCGGCAAAAAGCCCCAAGAAGGCAGCAAAAAGCCCCAAGAAGGTGGTGAAGAAGGCCGCTGTTGCCAAGAAGGCTCCGGCCAAGAAGGCAGCGAAGCCCAAAGCCAAGAAGACCGCGGCCAAGAAGAAGTGA
- the LOC114863123 gene encoding histone H2B 1/2, giving the protein MPEPAKAAPKKGSKKAVTKTAAKGGKKKRKTRKESYAIYVYKVLKQVHPDTGISSKAMSIMNSFVSDIFERIAGEASRLAHYNKRSTITSREIQTAVRLLLPGELAKHAVSEGTKAVTKYTSSK; this is encoded by the coding sequence ATGCCTGAACCCGCCAAGGCTGCGCCCAAGAAGGGCTCCAAGAAAGCCGTGACCAAGACCGCCGCTAAAGGcggcaagaagaagaggaagacccGCAAGGAGAGCTACGCCATCTACGTGTACAAGGTGCTGAAGCAGGTCCACCCCGACACCGGCATCTCCTCCAAGGCCATGAGCATCATGAACTCGTTCGTCAGCGACATCTTCGAGCGCATCGCCGGCGAAGCCTCCCGCCTGGCGCACTACAACAAGCgctccaccatcacctccagggagatccagaccgccgtcaggctgctgctgcccgggGAGCTGGCCAAGCACGCGGTGTCCGAGGGCACCAAGGCGGTGACCAAGTACACCAGCTCCAAGTAG
- the LOC114863112 gene encoding histone H3, protein MARTKQTARKSTGGKAPRKQLATKAARKSAPATGGVKKPHRYRPGTVALREIRRYQKSTELLIRKLPFQRLVREIAQDFKTDLRFQSSAVMALQEASEAYLVGLFEDTNLCAIHAKRVTIMPKDIQLARRIRGERA, encoded by the coding sequence ATGGCTAGAACCAAACAAACCGCCCGTAAATCCACCGGAGGCAAAGCTCCCAGGAAGCAGCTGGCCACCAAGGCTGCGCGTAAGAGCGCCCCGGCCACCGGCGGCGTCAAGAAGCCTCACCGCTACAGGCCCGGTACCGTGGCTCTGAGAGAGATCCGTCGCTACCAGAAGTCCACCGAGCTGCTGATCCGTAAACTGCCCTTCCAGCGCCTGGTCAGGGAGATCGCCCAGGACTTCAAGACCGACCTGCGCTTCCAGAGCTCTGCCGTcatggctctgcaggaggccagcgAGGCTTATCTGGTCGGTCTGTTCGAGGACACCAACCTGTGCGCCATCCACGCCAAGAGGGTCACCATCATGCCCAAAGACATCCAGCTGGCCCGGCGCATCCGCGGGGAGAGGGCTTGA
- the LOC114863122 gene encoding histone H2A-like, giving the protein MSGRGKTGGKARAKAKTRSSRAGLQFPVGRVHRLLRKGNYAERVGAGAPVYLAAVLEYLTAEILELAGNAARDNKKTRIIPRHLQLAVRNDEELNKLLGGVTIAQGGVLPNIQAVLLPKKTEKPAGKAK; this is encoded by the coding sequence ATGTCCGGAAGAGGAAAAACCGGAGGCAAAGCCAGAGCTAAGGCTAAAACCCGCTCCTCCAGAGCTGGACTCCAGTTCCCCGTGGGTcgtgtccacaggctgctgcgtaAAGGAAACTATGCGGAGCGCGTCGGTGCCGGAGCTCCTGTCTACTTGGCGGCTGTTCTAGAGTATCTGACCGCTGAGATCCTGGAGTTGGCTGGAAACGCTGCCCGCGACAACAAGAAGACCAGGATCATCCCCCGccacctgcagctggctgtCCGCAACGACGAGGAGCTCAACAAGCTGCTGGGCGGAGTCACCATCGCCCAGGGCGGCGTCCTGCCCAACATCCAGGCGGTGCTGCTGCCCAAGAAGACGGAGAAGCCCGCTGGGAAGGCAAAGTAG